A single region of the Oncorhynchus kisutch isolate 150728-3 linkage group LG30, Okis_V2, whole genome shotgun sequence genome encodes:
- the LOC109874736 gene encoding zinc finger protein 572-like isoform X1 encodes MASCNFQAQLVSVMEVLAKAAVAEINKRVDDSCAVIRLEMTQSQRDIDVLKRKWQMMESELKKTRGRVRRKVFYPMASERSSYPVKIVLNKQSSSQWRDEELAVEEDSQPQPTDVEQRVETEPILIKDEETAEYVWKANAQEELRITGEESGSKPGKPPSFEQRHCDEDFITQPSMSPEDSVEHYLNSDRPEEPGTPRLASTEVFRTEQHRPAKDEDSLELVMVKNEKEEELGQTTALAGPDQFVMDESDGQLWTSVDPGGDTDPVCHPDFSFHSTEEYSQNISIFPSHSGLPSVPTMTDDVGPSLHSSIGKPHANMFSAAAHRKRHVRTLADETRQQMPEGQSSKRLNSNNEGNSLALQSGQHQYRASEATVRLSECMTGSNMATTSTFSGYSLSHSSFNMVKRMRSQWRSGGTTERRFSCTFCGKSFQRFCQLKVHLRSHTGEKPYTCEQCGRSFTQQCNLIRHAVVHSGEKPFECKQCGKCFTQRSSMKSHQKTHIGESPVSQYVVPAYPGDPHTSLKRN; translated from the exons ATGGCTAGCTGCAATTTTCAGGCACAGTTGGTATCCGTTATGGAGGTATTAGCTAAAGCAGCTGTAGCAGAAATAAACAAACGTGTAGATGATAGCTGTGCTGTTATACGTTTGGAAATGACCCAAAGCCAGCGAGATATTGATGTACTGAAAAGGAAGTGGCAAATGATGGAGAGCGAGTTGAAGAAGACGCGAGGACGAGTCAGAAGAAAAG TTTTTTATCCCATGGCATCAGAGAGATCTTCATATCCAGTCAAGATTGTTTTGAACAAGCAGAGTAGCTCACAGTGGAGAGACGAAGAGCTGGCTGTTGAAGAAGACTCTCAGCCACAG CCTACAGATGTGGAGCAGAGAGTGGAGACTGAACCCATACTGATCAAAGATGAGGAGACAGCAGAGTATGTGTGGAAGGCTAACGCTCAGGAAGAGCTCAGGATCACTGGAGAGG AGTCTGGTTCCAAGCCTGGGAAACCACCATCCTTTGAGCAACGGCACTGTGATGAGGACTTCATCACACAACCCAGTATGTCTCCCGAAGACTCAGTGGAACATTACCTCAATTCTGATCGTCCAGAGGAACCAGGCACACCCCGGCTCGCTTCTACAGAGGTATTCCGCACAGAACAGCACCGGCCAGCCAAGGACGAGGACTCACTAGAGCTAGTGATGGTGAAGAATGAGAAAGAGGAGGAGCTGGGTCAGACCACAGCCCTGGCAGGACCTGACCAGTTTGTCATGGATGAGTCTGATGGGCAGCTGTGGACCTCTGTGGATCCAGGTGGAGACACTGACCCTGTCTGCCACCCAGATTTCTCCTTTCATTCCACAGAAGAGTACTCTCAGAATATCTCAATTTTCCCATCTCATAGTGGGCTGCCATCTGTTCCTACTATGACAGATGATGTAGGGCCATCGCTTCACTCTTCTATAGGAAAACCACATGCTAACATGTTCAGTGCAGCAGCACACAGGAAAAGACATGTCAGGACATTGGCTGATGAGACTAGACAACAGATGCCAGAGGGACAGAGCAGTAAAAGGCTGAACTCCAATAATGAAGGAAATAGTTTAGCTCTACAGTCAGGGCAGCATCAGTACAGGGCTTCAGAAGCAACAGTGAGATTGAGTGAGTGCATGACAGGGTCAAACATGGCCACCACCTCCACCTTCTCTGGATACAGCCTGAGTCACAGTAGTTTTAACATGGTGAAGAGAATGAGGAGTCAGTGGAGGTCGGGCGGCACCACCGAGAGGCGTTTCAGCTGCACCTTCTGTGGGAAGAGCTTCCAGCGTTTCTGCCAGCTCAAAGTACACCTCCGGAGTCACACCGGAGAGAAACCATACACCTGCGAACAGTGTGGCAGGAGTTTTACCCAGCAGTGCAACCTGATCAGACATGCTGTGGTCCACAGCGGGGAGAAGCCCTTCGAGTGCAAACAGTGTGGGAAATGCTTCACCCAGCGCTCTAGCATGAAGTCACATCAGAAAACTCACATAGGAGAGAGTCCAGTGTCTCAATATGTGGTACCCGCATACCCTGGGGATCCACACACAAGTTTAAAGCGCAACTGA
- the LOC109874736 gene encoding zinc finger protein 544-like isoform X2 encodes MPNWTTINICHSPTDVEQRVETEPILIKDEETAEYVWKANAQEELRITGEESGSKPGKPPSFEQRHCDEDFITQPSMSPEDSVEHYLNSDRPEEPGTPRLASTEVFRTEQHRPAKDEDSLELVMVKNEKEEELGQTTALAGPDQFVMDESDGQLWTSVDPGGDTDPVCHPDFSFHSTEEYSQNISIFPSHSGLPSVPTMTDDVGPSLHSSIGKPHANMFSAAAHRKRHVRTLADETRQQMPEGQSSKRLNSNNEGNSLALQSGQHQYRASEATVRLSECMTGSNMATTSTFSGYSLSHSSFNMVKRMRSQWRSGGTTERRFSCTFCGKSFQRFCQLKVHLRSHTGEKPYTCEQCGRSFTQQCNLIRHAVVHSGEKPFECKQCGKCFTQRSSMKSHQKTHIGESPVSQYVVPAYPGDPHTSLKRN; translated from the exons ATGCCAAATTGGACCACTATCAACATTTGCCATAGT CCTACAGATGTGGAGCAGAGAGTGGAGACTGAACCCATACTGATCAAAGATGAGGAGACAGCAGAGTATGTGTGGAAGGCTAACGCTCAGGAAGAGCTCAGGATCACTGGAGAGG AGTCTGGTTCCAAGCCTGGGAAACCACCATCCTTTGAGCAACGGCACTGTGATGAGGACTTCATCACACAACCCAGTATGTCTCCCGAAGACTCAGTGGAACATTACCTCAATTCTGATCGTCCAGAGGAACCAGGCACACCCCGGCTCGCTTCTACAGAGGTATTCCGCACAGAACAGCACCGGCCAGCCAAGGACGAGGACTCACTAGAGCTAGTGATGGTGAAGAATGAGAAAGAGGAGGAGCTGGGTCAGACCACAGCCCTGGCAGGACCTGACCAGTTTGTCATGGATGAGTCTGATGGGCAGCTGTGGACCTCTGTGGATCCAGGTGGAGACACTGACCCTGTCTGCCACCCAGATTTCTCCTTTCATTCCACAGAAGAGTACTCTCAGAATATCTCAATTTTCCCATCTCATAGTGGGCTGCCATCTGTTCCTACTATGACAGATGATGTAGGGCCATCGCTTCACTCTTCTATAGGAAAACCACATGCTAACATGTTCAGTGCAGCAGCACACAGGAAAAGACATGTCAGGACATTGGCTGATGAGACTAGACAACAGATGCCAGAGGGACAGAGCAGTAAAAGGCTGAACTCCAATAATGAAGGAAATAGTTTAGCTCTACAGTCAGGGCAGCATCAGTACAGGGCTTCAGAAGCAACAGTGAGATTGAGTGAGTGCATGACAGGGTCAAACATGGCCACCACCTCCACCTTCTCTGGATACAGCCTGAGTCACAGTAGTTTTAACATGGTGAAGAGAATGAGGAGTCAGTGGAGGTCGGGCGGCACCACCGAGAGGCGTTTCAGCTGCACCTTCTGTGGGAAGAGCTTCCAGCGTTTCTGCCAGCTCAAAGTACACCTCCGGAGTCACACCGGAGAGAAACCATACACCTGCGAACAGTGTGGCAGGAGTTTTACCCAGCAGTGCAACCTGATCAGACATGCTGTGGTCCACAGCGGGGAGAAGCCCTTCGAGTGCAAACAGTGTGGGAAATGCTTCACCCAGCGCTCTAGCATGAAGTCACATCAGAAAACTCACATAGGAGAGAGTCCAGTGTCTCAATATGTGGTACCCGCATACCCTGGGGATCCACACACAAGTTTAAAGCGCAACTGA